The Petrocella atlantisensis genome has a window encoding:
- a CDS encoding LysO family transporter — MIFRLLLYIGVLSIGMLIGIYNMAHPKLDQALGKLQILTLIGLLFVMGIRLGADKMVVSSLSTIGFQAFVLAFGSIAFSVLFVFLGRQILKLDRKGRVK; from the coding sequence ATGATATTCAGATTGTTACTATATATAGGTGTTCTTAGCATAGGCATGTTGATTGGTATCTATAACATGGCTCATCCCAAGCTCGACCAAGCCCTAGGAAAACTTCAGATCTTAACATTAATCGGCCTATTATTTGTGATGGGCATCCGTTTAGGCGCAGACAAAATGGTGGTGTCTTCCTTGTCAACCATAGGGTTTCAGGCATTTGTGTTGGCTTTTGGCTCCATCGCCTTTAGTGTTCTCTTTGTTTTCTTAGGACGTCAAATACTGAAGTTAGACAGAAAGGGGCGCGTGAAATGA
- a CDS encoding YerC/YecD family TrpR-related protein, with protein MSKNIKSAEVDRLFEAILSLKDPKECYAFFEDICTVNELHSLAQRLQVAKMLRDHNTYLEIAEKTGASTATISRVNRSLNYGNDGYDMVFDRVKNG; from the coding sequence ATGAGTAAAAACATAAAATCGGCAGAAGTGGATAGACTTTTCGAAGCCATCTTAAGTTTAAAAGATCCGAAAGAATGTTATGCTTTTTTTGAAGATATTTGCACCGTTAATGAGTTACATTCCTTGGCACAGAGACTACAAGTTGCTAAGATGCTTAGAGATCACAATACTTATCTGGAGATTGCAGAAAAGACTGGGGCATCTACAGCCACCATATCAAGGGTAAACCGTTCCCTGAATTATGGTAATGACGGTTATGATATGGTATTTGATAGAGTCAAAAACGGATAG
- a CDS encoding phosphatase — translation MYKLDLHTHTVASGHAYSTLLENVQYGREKGMELIGVSDHAPGMPGSTYIFYFQNMKQVPEEIMGVRILKGVEANIISLSGSIDMTDDNLSMLDYTIASLHPPCITSGSRQENTKMLIKVMENPYVNIIGHPDDSRYPLDYEELVKAAKYNDVLLEVNNSSINPNGFRSDTRKNITKMLELCAKADIEIICGSDAHIAFDVGRFDYCDALIREIGFPEKLVINHSVEAFMRKINAS, via the coding sequence ATGTATAAACTGGATTTACATACTCATACAGTAGCAAGTGGTCATGCCTACAGTACATTACTTGAAAATGTCCAATATGGGCGTGAAAAAGGCATGGAGCTCATTGGGGTATCGGATCACGCACCAGGTATGCCCGGTAGCACATATATTTTTTATTTTCAAAATATGAAACAAGTACCTGAGGAAATCATGGGCGTCCGTATTCTAAAAGGTGTAGAAGCCAATATTATCAGTCTCAGTGGGAGCATTGATATGACGGATGACAACCTGTCTATGCTGGACTATACCATTGCAAGTCTGCATCCCCCTTGTATAACTTCTGGGAGTCGACAGGAAAACACAAAAATGTTGATTAAAGTCATGGAAAACCCATATGTGAACATCATTGGTCATCCGGATGATAGCAGATATCCCTTGGATTATGAGGAACTTGTGAAAGCGGCTAAGTATAACGATGTTCTGCTTGAGGTGAACAACAGTTCCATTAACCCCAACGGCTTTAGATCTGATACGCGTAAGAATATCACAAAAATGTTAGAACTGTGTGCCAAAGCAGATATAGAGATTATCTGTGGTTCTGACGCTCATATTGCGTTTGATGTGGGTCGGTTTGATTATTGCGATGCTTTGATCAGAGAGATCGGATTCCCTGAAAAATTGGTGATCAACCATTCGGTCGAAGCCTTTATGAGGAAAATCAATGCATCCTAA
- a CDS encoding DUF1836 domain-containing protein, translating to MSKKSYDKFIEDLLVFIKSRKYVHAKDIPNIELYMDQVTTFMDDHLGLFKRTEEEKILTKTMINNYSKCDILPPTAKKKYGHDHLILLLFVYYFKNILSIPDIKKLLDPVKDIVMNDKSPLSMEAFLDRIMETQTMHFDSLANQVNHTVKVGKDLFPEFSDAEREKLSIFTTAYLLTIQATAQKHMATQLIDNYLTKHPSKETGQKPKAPRPKKPEAGRPEVRKKTPKKPIS from the coding sequence ATGAGTAAAAAATCTTATGATAAATTTATAGAGGACCTTTTAGTATTTATAAAATCCAGAAAATATGTTCATGCTAAGGACATACCTAATATAGAACTTTACATGGACCAGGTTACAACCTTTATGGATGATCATCTTGGTCTTTTTAAGCGTACAGAAGAAGAAAAAATCCTTACCAAGACCATGATCAACAACTATAGCAAATGTGATATTCTGCCACCGACAGCCAAGAAGAAATACGGTCATGATCACTTGATTTTACTACTATTCGTCTATTATTTTAAGAATATCCTATCCATACCAGATATTAAAAAGTTGCTGGACCCTGTCAAAGATATTGTTATGAATGATAAGTCGCCACTGTCAATGGAAGCCTTTCTTGACAGAATCATGGAGACTCAGACCATGCATTTTGACAGTCTTGCCAATCAAGTTAATCATACGGTCAAAGTCGGAAAAGACTTGTTTCCGGAGTTTAGTGATGCTGAGCGGGAAAAGCTATCCATATTTACAACGGCTTATCTCTTAACCATTCAGGCAACGGCACAAAAACATATGGCCACTCAGTTGATTGATAACTACTTAACCAAACATCCTTCTAAAGAAACAGGGCAAAAACCTAAAGCACCAAGACCTAAAAAGCCAGAAGCCGGACGCCCTGAAGTCAGGAAGAAAACACCTAAGAAACCGATCTCTTAA
- a CDS encoding lysine exporter LysO family protein, with product MTWIIMLSVIIGALTGYLVFPSQWYDSTGWVIDIGLCLLLLFVGMDIGKQKNTLAEIKKIGFNILAVPLMIGLGSIFGALVFGHFVGLNYNESGAIGAGFGWYTLSAIMLVDYSSEISALAFLTNVIREVMAILMLPLIAKYIGHYEAVAPCGATAMDTTLPIIARYTTPKVAIVGFVSGVVLSSLVPLLVPIIINL from the coding sequence ATGACTTGGATTATTATGTTGTCAGTCATCATCGGTGCATTGACAGGGTATCTGGTGTTCCCCAGTCAGTGGTACGACTCGACAGGATGGGTTATTGATATCGGTTTATGTCTCTTGCTTCTTTTTGTGGGTATGGACATAGGGAAACAAAAAAATACGCTGGCAGAGATTAAGAAAATCGGTTTCAATATATTAGCGGTGCCTCTCATGATTGGCCTAGGAAGCATCTTTGGTGCTTTAGTTTTCGGACATTTTGTAGGCCTTAACTACAATGAGTCCGGTGCTATCGGAGCCGGCTTTGGATGGTATACTTTGTCGGCTATTATGCTGGTGGATTATTCATCTGAAATCTCAGCATTGGCTTTTCTAACCAATGTTATACGGGAAGTTATGGCAATCTTAATGTTACCCCTAATAGCCAAATATATCGGTCACTATGAAGCGGTGGCACCATGTGGGGCAACAGCTATGGATACAACCTTACCGATTATAGCAAGATATACGACACCAAAGGTTGCCATTGTGGGCTTTGTATCCGGTGTGGTACTGTCATCCTTGGTACCTTTATTGGTGCCAATTATAATCAATTTATAG
- a CDS encoding methyl-accepting chemotaxis protein: MGKKTMKHLKLEAKNISEGDLLHDIGANAYNKKVGPVAESIEILQKQVRSHVFEMQVVSAQIDASTASIEMLLEDQKNITKALYTTSDNLRTTNQAHDQVVNETVLMSEKILANTKHLEAITTELRDSSQASKDVLKNQMASILDIITLIDDISTAATASSSSIHTLYDDTRKITEILESVKTFYKQTQLLALNASIESARAGEAGKGFGVVATEIRTLATNSSESISEISNIMSNIDNSIDTVIEQSNQTNSNVSKAVEKTISIENGLKVMDASFDRLDQKVQDMSTSIQENLVVTDNFSVTIARASQVSRDVSGGIGHLHDHIENQYAKLDEIQEMEVSLGDASKSLHALTDKIDVDMLSQKKVQIEKQSEDLIMHLKDILQNHKTLTMDQKQTHQEILDRTIHELPHIEALWSNRSNGSFIYSNPPAGIKSANIRPWFKESMKGLVHISDVYISAITKSPCLTVSLPIYDNSEIVGVLGADLAIKL, from the coding sequence ATGGGCAAAAAGACAATGAAGCACCTCAAACTTGAGGCAAAAAACATATCCGAAGGCGACTTACTTCACGATATCGGGGCCAATGCTTATAACAAAAAGGTGGGTCCGGTGGCAGAAAGTATCGAGATTCTACAAAAACAGGTACGTTCCCATGTTTTTGAAATGCAGGTTGTCTCCGCTCAGATTGATGCCTCCACCGCTTCTATTGAGATGTTGCTTGAAGATCAAAAAAACATCACAAAAGCGCTCTATACTACATCAGATAATCTAAGAACAACCAACCAAGCACATGATCAAGTGGTGAATGAAACCGTGCTTATGTCTGAAAAAATATTGGCCAACACCAAACATCTAGAAGCCATTACCACTGAACTTAGAGATTCCAGCCAAGCTTCCAAAGATGTTCTAAAAAACCAAATGGCCTCTATCTTGGACATTATCACATTAATTGATGATATTTCCACAGCTGCGACCGCTTCTTCATCCTCTATCCACACCTTATACGACGATACACGAAAAATCACAGAGATTCTTGAATCCGTAAAAACATTCTATAAGCAAACCCAACTTCTGGCTCTTAATGCATCCATTGAATCTGCCAGAGCCGGTGAGGCCGGTAAAGGCTTTGGTGTTGTTGCAACCGAGATACGTACCTTAGCTACCAACAGCTCAGAATCCATCTCCGAGATCTCTAATATCATGTCCAACATTGACAATTCCATTGATACAGTCATTGAACAATCGAATCAAACCAATAGCAATGTCTCAAAGGCTGTCGAAAAAACCATCAGTATAGAAAACGGTCTTAAGGTCATGGATGCTTCCTTTGATCGCTTAGATCAAAAGGTACAGGACATGTCGACAAGCATTCAAGAGAACTTGGTGGTCACCGATAATTTCTCTGTCACCATTGCAAGAGCCAGTCAAGTCTCTAGAGATGTATCGGGTGGTATCGGTCATCTCCATGATCACATCGAAAACCAATATGCAAAGCTGGATGAGATTCAAGAAATGGAAGTCAGCCTTGGCGACGCCTCAAAAAGTCTCCATGCCCTAACGGATAAGATTGATGTGGATATGTTAAGTCAGAAAAAAGTACAGATTGAAAAACAAAGTGAAGATTTAATCATGCATCTAAAAGACATTCTACAAAACCATAAAACGCTTACCATGGACCAAAAACAAACCCATCAAGAAATCTTGGATAGAACCATTCATGAGCTCCCTCATATAGAAGCACTTTGGAGCAACCGAAGCAATGGCAGCTTTATCTATTCCAACCCGCCAGCCGGAATCAAAAGTGCCAATATCCGTCCTTGGTTCAAAGAAAGTATGAAAGGTCTTGTTCATATATCCGATGTTTATATCTCAGCCATTACCAAAAGCCCTTGTCTGACCGTCAGCCTCCCCATTTACGACAACTCGGAAATCGTAGGTGTTCTTGGTGCCGACCTGGCTATAAAATTATAA
- a CDS encoding DegV family protein yields MKYKIVGDSSCDITKQMEEEMNIAIAPLTFTLDGVEYVDDDNLDLENYLRKIDQSSSVPKSACPSIQDYLDHFEGDHEWVFGVTLSSELSGSYNSAMNAKTMYLEKYPDKKVHIFNSRGASTMEVLIALKVHELVEAGEKSFEEIVDYVEAYIDEAKVLFVLDKIDTLEKNGRMSSMKAKIVRALNLKLILKTTPEGAIDMVDKARGTKKALAKMVNSMPKVGTVSKDKILAISHCNALERAEYVKQLASESYDFKDIIILKMRGLSSTYANEGGIIISF; encoded by the coding sequence ATGAAATATAAAATTGTTGGCGATAGCAGTTGTGACATCACCAAGCAGATGGAAGAAGAGATGAACATAGCAATAGCACCCTTAACTTTTACTTTGGATGGTGTAGAGTATGTCGATGATGATAACTTGGATCTTGAGAATTATCTTAGGAAAATAGATCAAAGTAGCAGTGTTCCCAAAAGTGCTTGTCCATCGATTCAGGATTATTTGGATCACTTTGAAGGTGATCATGAATGGGTATTTGGTGTAACCCTATCTTCTGAACTGAGTGGCAGTTACAACAGCGCCATGAATGCCAAGACGATGTACCTTGAAAAATACCCAGATAAGAAAGTGCATATATTTAATTCGAGAGGCGCTTCTACGATGGAAGTTCTGATTGCCCTTAAAGTCCATGAATTGGTAGAGGCAGGCGAAAAGTCATTCGAAGAGATTGTGGATTATGTTGAAGCATATATTGATGAAGCTAAGGTGCTTTTTGTACTAGATAAGATTGATACTTTGGAGAAAAATGGGCGTATGAGTTCTATGAAAGCCAAAATCGTCAGAGCGCTTAATCTTAAGTTGATTCTAAAAACAACACCGGAAGGTGCCATTGACATGGTGGACAAAGCCAGAGGTACGAAAAAAGCCCTTGCAAAGATGGTAAACAGCATGCCAAAAGTAGGCACGGTATCAAAAGACAAAATACTAGCCATATCCCATTGCAATGCTCTAGAGCGTGCAGAGTATGTTAAGCAACTGGCCAGTGAATCTTATGATTTTAAAGATATTATCATCTTGAAGATGCGTGGTCTTAGTTCTACTTATGCGAATGAAGGCGGTATTATTATATCTTTTTAA